The sequence below is a genomic window from Leptospira dzoumogneensis.
AATTTCTTTCTCATATCCGCGAAGTAGACGCGATCTGCCATGTGGTACGTGCATTCGAAGACGAGAATATCACCCATGTTCACGGCAAAATCGATCCGGTAGAAGACGCTCAAGTAGTTACAATGGAACTTATTTTTGCGGATTTGGAATCGGTTGAAAAACAGTACCAAAAAATTTCCAGGAACGCGAAAGCAGGAAATAAAGAAGCGCAAGAAGCCTCTGCCGTTTTAGATAAGATCATGGCCGTTTTGAAAGAAGGAAAACCGGCAAGGCTTGCTGATATCAAACCGGAAGAACAAAAGCTAGTCAAAACATTCAACCTGATCACTTCCAAACCGGTTTTGTATGTGGCAAATATCACCGATAAGGCGGCGATCGCGAAAGAAAATCCGATCGTTGAATCCGTAAAAAAAATGGCCCAGGCAGAAGGAGCGGAAGTAGTTACTCTCTGCGGAAAATTCGAAGAAGAAATTTCGGGCCTAAGTAAAGAAGAACAATTAGAATTCTTAAGTGAGATCGGAGAAACAAGCAGCGGACTTGATAGAATGATCCAAGC
It includes:
- the ychF gene encoding redox-regulated ATPase YchF, which produces MSLNCGIVGLPNVGKSTIFNALTKAGAEMQNYPFCTIEPNKGIVEVPDIRLDRLVELYKPQKKIPAIMEFVDIAGLVKGASQGEGLGNKFLSHIREVDAICHVVRAFEDENITHVHGKIDPVEDAQVVTMELIFADLESVEKQYQKISRNAKAGNKEAQEASAVLDKIMAVLKEGKPARLADIKPEEQKLVKTFNLITSKPVLYVANITDKAAIAKENPIVESVKKMAQAEGAEVVTLCGKFEEEISGLSKEEQLEFLSEIGETSSGLDRMIQAAYKLLGLVTFFTAGEVEARAWTTGVGSTGPIAASVIHSDFEKGFVRAEVMKFEDLDRTGSPNKVKEEGKLRIEGKEYIVQDGDVIFFRVNA